Proteins encoded in a region of the Acidobacteriota bacterium genome:
- a CDS encoding radical SAM protein translates to MPKRLVPRKYGGRPGAGQGPGHRRADALATLEREVGYVRKPHGGRLRVALAFPNTYFVGMSNLGLQTVYRLLNADDRVVCERVFLPGKQDLGDDRGRHDPFVTIESQTPVGDFDIFAFSVSFEWDYTNVLTMLRLAGLKARATDRHHRDPLIVVGGAVTFVNPEPLAPFADVIAAGEGEVLVPALVDAWHRAGSRDELLGLLARERGFYIPSFYDVTYDGPGRVAAITPRAGTGAPPVVHKAAVRATDHVDPPSTCIFTPDTEFGARFLIEVVRGCANMCRFCWAGYNYLPVRPFDTARILALAEAARPHATRVGLVSIALCDHPDIVPILEKLLAMGYGITPASLRMDDLTEPIVRLLRESGEKSITIAPETGSDRLRRVINKTVTNDEILTRTELIFASGIQNLKLYYMIGIPTEEDDDLVAIRDLTVAMRDRMMAHAKVRGTVGRIVASVNPLVPKPGTTYQWMPMTDTATIEQKSKRLRHLVADIDNVYFNIKSERHSYYQGLLSLGDRRVADVIERAEQNGGQWRAAVADAGLDADAYLYRNREADAFLPWQIIDGGLKESFFRTELQKSLRAEQTIQPRRVQGPGSRVQSPESEIPSPFG, encoded by the coding sequence ATGCCCAAGAGACTCGTTCCTCGCAAGTACGGCGGTCGCCCCGGCGCAGGCCAGGGGCCGGGGCATCGGCGCGCCGATGCGCTCGCGACGCTGGAGAGGGAAGTCGGGTACGTCCGCAAGCCACATGGAGGACGACTGCGGGTGGCGCTGGCGTTTCCGAATACCTACTTCGTGGGGATGTCGAACCTTGGCCTGCAGACCGTGTACCGGCTGCTCAACGCCGATGACCGCGTGGTGTGTGAGCGCGTGTTCCTGCCCGGCAAACAGGACCTGGGCGATGACCGTGGCCGCCACGACCCTTTCGTCACCATCGAGTCGCAGACGCCGGTGGGCGACTTCGATATTTTCGCCTTCTCCGTCTCGTTTGAATGGGACTACACCAATGTACTGACCATGCTGCGGCTGGCGGGGTTGAAGGCCCGCGCCACTGACCGGCATCATCGCGACCCGCTGATCGTGGTGGGTGGCGCGGTCACGTTCGTCAACCCCGAGCCGCTCGCGCCGTTCGCTGATGTCATCGCCGCCGGTGAGGGCGAAGTACTCGTGCCCGCCCTGGTCGACGCCTGGCATCGCGCCGGGTCCCGGGACGAACTGCTCGGCCTGCTCGCGCGCGAGCGTGGGTTCTACATCCCCTCGTTCTACGACGTGACCTACGATGGTCCCGGGCGTGTGGCCGCCATCACTCCCAGGGCCGGCACCGGCGCGCCGCCGGTGGTGCACAAGGCGGCGGTGCGCGCGACCGATCACGTGGACCCGCCTTCCACCTGCATCTTCACGCCCGACACGGAGTTCGGCGCCAGGTTCCTCATCGAGGTGGTGCGCGGTTGCGCCAACATGTGCCGGTTCTGCTGGGCGGGGTACAACTACCTGCCGGTGCGCCCGTTCGACACCGCCAGGATTCTGGCCCTGGCCGAGGCCGCGCGTCCGCACGCCACCCGCGTGGGTCTGGTCTCAATCGCCCTCTGTGACCACCCCGACATCGTGCCGATCCTCGAGAAACTGCTCGCGATGGGATACGGCATCACCCCGGCGTCGCTGCGCATGGACGACCTGACCGAACCCATCGTGCGCCTCCTGCGCGAGAGCGGGGAAAAGTCCATCACCATCGCGCCCGAAACCGGGTCCGACCGCCTGCGCCGTGTCATCAACAAAACGGTGACCAACGACGAAATCCTCACGCGCACCGAGCTCATTTTTGCGAGCGGCATCCAGAACCTCAAGCTCTACTACATGATCGGCATCCCCACCGAGGAAGACGATGACCTGGTGGCCATTCGGGACCTGACAGTGGCGATGCGGGATCGCATGATGGCGCACGCCAAAGTCCGCGGCACCGTGGGGCGCATCGTGGCGTCGGTCAATCCGCTGGTGCCCAAGCCCGGCACCACGTATCAGTGGATGCCGATGACTGACACGGCGACCATCGAGCAGAAGAGCAAGCGGCTGCGTCACCTGGTGGCGGACATCGACAACGTGTACTTCAACATCAAGTCGGAACGGCATTCCTACTATCAGGGCCTGCTGTCGCTGGGCGACCGCCGGGTGGCCGACGTCATCGAACGCGCCGAGCAGAACGGCGGCCAGTGGCGTGCGGCCGTGGCCGACGCCGGCCTCGACGCCGACGCCTACCTCTATCGCAACCGCGAAGCCGACGCCTTCCTGCCGTGGCAGATCATCGACGGCGGGCTGAAGGAGAGCTTCTTCCGCACGGAGCTCCAGAAAAGCCTGCGCGCCGAGCAGACCATCCAGCCAAGGCGAGTTCAGGGTCCAGGGTCCAGGGTCCAGAGTCCAGAGTCCGAGATCCCGAGTCCGTTCGGCTAG
- the murG gene encoding undecaprenyldiphospho-muramoylpentapeptide beta-N-acetylglucosaminyltransferase, translated as MTGGPLTIVIAGGGTGGHLYPGLAVARALMARVPDAQVSFAGTSRGLEARVVPEAGFELDVIRSRGLKGKSIANRLRGAALLPASLLDAWRLLSRRRPHVVVGVGGYSSGPVVLLASLRGMATMVLEQNAVPGLTNRWLAPFVRAAAVNYERTLEHFGGKGFVSGNPVRAEFVGAGSDAARAPHPPRVLIVGGSQGAHAINVAMTAAAPELMRQCPGVEIVHQTGARDREWVQAQYEAAGIGARVVAFLDAMADEMTAADVVVSRAGATTLAELAALGRPAIFIPLPTATDDHQRKNAQVLVDLGAAKLVDERVLNQPEGPVTLAGTIAGLVGDEAGRAAMSTAMRAAARPGAADAIVSRILELAA; from the coding sequence TTGACCGGCGGTCCCCTGACGATTGTCATTGCCGGTGGCGGCACCGGAGGACACCTCTATCCGGGCCTCGCCGTCGCGCGCGCGCTGATGGCGCGGGTGCCTGACGCGCAGGTGTCGTTTGCCGGCACGTCGCGCGGCCTTGAGGCGCGCGTGGTGCCCGAGGCGGGGTTCGAGCTGGATGTGATTCGCAGCCGCGGACTGAAGGGCAAGTCGATCGCCAACCGTCTGCGTGGTGCTGCGCTCCTGCCCGCCAGCCTGCTGGACGCCTGGCGCCTGCTCTCGCGCCGCCGCCCACACGTGGTGGTGGGCGTGGGGGGATACAGTTCCGGTCCCGTGGTCCTGCTCGCCTCGCTGCGCGGGATGGCGACGATGGTGCTGGAGCAGAACGCGGTGCCGGGCCTGACCAACCGGTGGCTGGCGCCGTTTGTGCGCGCCGCCGCGGTCAACTACGAGCGGACGCTGGAGCATTTCGGCGGCAAGGGTTTTGTGTCGGGCAATCCCGTGCGCGCCGAGTTCGTGGGCGCCGGGAGTGACGCAGCCAGGGCGCCGCATCCACCGCGGGTGTTGATCGTCGGCGGGTCGCAGGGTGCGCACGCGATCAATGTGGCCATGACGGCGGCGGCGCCTGAACTGATGCGGCAGTGCCCCGGTGTGGAGATCGTGCATCAGACCGGAGCCCGCGATCGCGAATGGGTGCAGGCGCAATATGAGGCCGCCGGCATCGGTGCGCGCGTGGTGGCGTTCCTTGATGCGATGGCCGACGAAATGACGGCCGCCGACGTTGTGGTGTCGCGCGCGGGCGCCACGACCCTGGCGGAACTGGCGGCGCTGGGCCGCCCTGCCATCTTCATCCCGCTGCCGACGGCGACCGACGACCATCAGCGCAAGAACGCGCAGGTGCTGGTGGATCTGGGAGCCGCGAAGCTCGTGGACGAGCGCGTCCTGAATCAACCCGAGGGCCCGGTCACGCTGGCGGGCACCATCGCCGGCCTGGTGGGCGACGAGGCGGGCCGTGCCGCGATGAGCACCGCCATGCGCGCGGCCGCGCGGCCGGGGGCAGCCGACGCCATTGTGTCGCGCATCCTGGAGCTTGCTGCATGA
- a CDS encoding UDP-N-acetylmuramate--L-alanine ligase: protein MMGRTRRVHFVGIGGIGMSGIAELLANLGYVVSGSDARRSETTDRLAELGVRVAIGHDAVHIGDADVVVTSSAVAVDNPEVLAARAAHVPVIPRAEMLAELMRLRTGIAIAGAHGKTTTTSMVALLLEKGGLDPTAVIGGRLSAFGSNARLGSSQYMVAEADESDRSFLLLSPTFAVITNLDHEHMESYGTFENLSDAFVTFGNKVPFYGAVVACVDDPAVAALLPRLTRRVITYGFSESADVRGEGAVSDGRVGRCMVRTVDGGQTRRQELTIGVPGRHNLLNALAAVAIGREIGVPFDRMAAALHEFHGAERRYQVRGEVSGVTVVDDYGHHPTEVAAVLRTAREGSPQRLVAVFQPHRYTRTRDLMAEFGPALGLADVVVLTDIYAAGEAPIPGVTLETLAARVREQVKELVVVPQVADVPGHVAMLARDGDLIVTLGAGSIGLVADRVLAALRQMAGLDGREVAQ, encoded by the coding sequence ATGATGGGCCGGACACGGCGCGTGCATTTCGTCGGGATCGGGGGCATCGGCATGAGCGGCATCGCCGAGTTGCTCGCCAACCTCGGCTACGTGGTGTCGGGGTCCGATGCGCGGCGGTCCGAGACCACCGACAGGCTCGCGGAGTTGGGTGTGCGCGTGGCGATTGGCCACGACGCCGTCCACATCGGCGACGCCGACGTGGTGGTGACCTCGTCGGCCGTGGCAGTGGACAACCCCGAAGTGCTGGCGGCGCGGGCGGCGCATGTGCCGGTGATCCCACGCGCCGAAATGCTGGCAGAGCTGATGCGCCTGCGCACCGGAATTGCCATCGCCGGCGCGCACGGCAAGACCACCACCACGTCGATGGTGGCGCTGCTGCTTGAAAAGGGCGGTCTCGATCCCACAGCGGTTATCGGTGGACGCCTGTCGGCATTCGGCAGCAACGCGCGCCTGGGCAGCAGCCAGTACATGGTGGCGGAAGCGGATGAGAGCGATCGATCGTTCCTGCTCTTGTCGCCGACGTTCGCCGTGATCACGAACCTCGACCACGAACACATGGAGAGCTACGGCACGTTCGAAAATTTGAGCGACGCGTTCGTGACGTTCGGCAACAAGGTGCCGTTTTACGGCGCCGTGGTCGCGTGTGTGGACGACCCTGCGGTGGCGGCCCTGCTGCCGCGGCTGACGCGCCGCGTCATCACGTACGGATTCTCGGAGAGCGCCGACGTGCGCGGTGAAGGCGCGGTCAGCGATGGGCGCGTGGGCCGTTGCATGGTGCGCACGGTGGATGGCGGCCAGACCCGGCGCCAGGAGCTGACCATCGGCGTGCCCGGCCGTCACAACCTGCTGAATGCGCTGGCTGCCGTCGCGATTGGCCGGGAGATCGGCGTGCCGTTTGACCGGATGGCCGCCGCACTGCACGAGTTCCACGGCGCCGAGCGCCGGTATCAGGTGCGCGGCGAAGTCTCCGGCGTGACCGTGGTGGACGACTACGGGCATCACCCCACGGAAGTGGCCGCCGTGTTGCGCACCGCGCGTGAGGGATCACCGCAGCGGCTGGTCGCGGTCTTCCAGCCCCATCGCTACACGCGCACACGTGACCTGATGGCGGAGTTTGGACCCGCGCTGGGATTGGCCGACGTGGTGGTGCTGACCGACATCTATGCGGCCGGCGAGGCGCCGATCCCCGGAGTCACGCTTGAGACGCTGGCCGCGCGCGTGCGTGAACAGGTGAAGGAATTAGTGGTGGTGCCGCAGGTGGCTGACGTGCCGGGCCATGTGGCGATGCTGGCGCGCGACGGCGATCTGATTGTCACGCTCGGCGCCGGTTCGATCGGGCTTGTGGCCGACCGTGTGCTCGCCGCGTTGCGGCAAATGGCCGGTCTTGATGGACGCGAGGTGGCGCAATGA
- the ftsA gene encoding cell division protein FtsA, translated as MARKERYLVGLDVGTSKVSAIVGEMMDDGTLDIIGIGLADSKGIRRGVVNNVDSAAEAIKKALDEAELTAGVEIDTVHLALSGAHVKAFNSRGVVAVAGRNREITRDDVKRAIDAARAVALPAGREILHVLPQDFVVDDQDGIAVPVGMTGSRLEVNVHVVTGNSSSMQNMVACVNRAGVEVGDTVLEQLASSEAVLTADEKELGVAVVDIGGGTTDFSVFERGSLWHTGVVPVGGDHFTNDIAVGLRMPIPEAEKLKRRSGCALTSLVPEDETMEVASIAGRRARVMSRRVVSEILQPRAEEICHLLWDEIRKAGFEKSLNSGIVLTGGGSMLEGMVEIAEQIFDLPVRRGEPEGVGGLADHVNSPAFATSVGLVMYAHRNLQLEPVRVGGGTIGKLTGRLRTLFKEFF; from the coding sequence ATGGCACGAAAAGAACGCTATCTGGTGGGGCTCGATGTGGGCACCTCCAAGGTGTCGGCGATTGTCGGCGAGATGATGGACGACGGCACGCTCGACATCATCGGCATCGGCCTGGCCGACTCCAAGGGCATTCGCCGCGGCGTGGTCAACAACGTGGACTCGGCGGCCGAGGCGATCAAGAAGGCGCTTGACGAAGCGGAACTGACCGCGGGCGTCGAGATCGACACGGTGCATCTCGCGCTGTCGGGGGCCCACGTCAAGGCGTTCAACAGCCGCGGCGTGGTGGCGGTGGCGGGTCGCAACCGCGAAATCACGCGAGACGACGTCAAGCGCGCGATTGATGCGGCGCGCGCGGTGGCGCTGCCGGCCGGCCGCGAGATCCTGCACGTGTTGCCCCAGGACTTCGTGGTGGATGACCAGGACGGCATTGCGGTGCCCGTCGGCATGACCGGGTCGCGCCTCGAAGTGAACGTGCACGTGGTCACGGGTAACTCGTCATCGATGCAGAACATGGTGGCGTGTGTGAACCGCGCCGGCGTGGAAGTGGGCGACACGGTGCTGGAGCAGCTGGCGTCGAGCGAGGCCGTGCTGACCGCCGACGAAAAGGAACTGGGTGTGGCCGTGGTGGACATCGGCGGCGGGACGACGGACTTCTCAGTGTTCGAGCGCGGCAGCCTCTGGCATACCGGTGTGGTGCCGGTGGGCGGCGACCACTTCACCAACGACATCGCCGTCGGTCTGCGCATGCCCATCCCGGAAGCCGAAAAGCTCAAGCGCCGGTCGGGTTGTGCACTGACCTCGCTTGTGCCCGAAGACGAAACGATGGAAGTGGCGAGCATTGCCGGCCGTCGCGCGCGTGTCATGTCGCGCCGCGTGGTGTCGGAGATTCTGCAGCCGCGCGCCGAGGAAATCTGCCACCTGCTGTGGGACGAAATCCGCAAAGCCGGCTTCGAGAAGTCGCTCAACTCCGGCATCGTGCTGACCGGCGGGGGCAGCATGCTCGAAGGCATGGTGGAGATCGCCGAGCAGATCTTCGACCTGCCAGTTCGGAGGGGTGAGCCGGAAGGCGTGGGCGGGTTGGCCGATCACGTCAACAGTCCCGCGTTCGCCACGTCGGTGGGACTGGTCATGTATGCGCATCGCAACCTCCAGTTGGAGCCCGTGCGCGTGGGCGGCGGCACGATCGGGAAATTGACCGGACGGTTGCGCACGCTGTTCAAGGAATTCTTTTAG
- a CDS encoding glycosyltransferase, with protein sequence MADVRPVPDSPPAIAVVIATRGRPADAARAVRCLLQTPGVSEVCVIDQSDDGATLQSLADIAPDPRMSVTHCPPDGLGAARNRGMRRCTAPLVAFTDDDCDPDPGWAVAAASAFESDPRIGLVFGAVQALPYDRSAGFIPAYPSPRAYTGRDVRDKPRIEGMGACMAVRRSVWERLGGFDETFGAGGFFRSGEDTDFAIRTLAFGYWVAETPDAIVIHRGFRTWQQGTTLVESYMFGLGAANAKLLRLRGWKALAPIAALGRRWLTGHPVVDLNHLPPRLLRLRAFLRGAWTAMRMPIDPATGLFVAPPR encoded by the coding sequence ATGGCTGACGTCCGCCCCGTGCCTGATTCCCCACCGGCAATCGCCGTGGTCATCGCGACGCGCGGCCGGCCCGCCGACGCCGCGCGGGCCGTGCGCTGTCTGCTCCAGACACCAGGCGTGAGCGAGGTCTGTGTCATCGACCAGAGCGACGATGGCGCGACCCTGCAGTCGCTGGCGGACATCGCGCCAGACCCGCGCATGAGCGTCACGCACTGTCCGCCTGACGGCCTCGGCGCAGCGCGGAACCGCGGCATGCGCCGCTGCACCGCTCCCCTTGTGGCCTTTACCGATGACGACTGCGACCCCGATCCGGGATGGGCGGTGGCTGCGGCCAGCGCCTTCGAGAGCGACCCCCGGATTGGCCTGGTGTTTGGCGCCGTTCAGGCGCTGCCGTACGACCGCTCGGCCGGTTTCATTCCCGCGTACCCGTCACCGCGTGCCTACACCGGGCGCGATGTGCGGGACAAACCGCGCATCGAGGGCATGGGCGCGTGCATGGCGGTGCGGCGATCGGTCTGGGAACGACTCGGCGGTTTTGATGAGACGTTCGGCGCCGGTGGGTTCTTCCGTTCGGGTGAAGACACCGACTTCGCCATCCGGACACTGGCGTTTGGTTACTGGGTCGCTGAAACGCCCGACGCCATCGTGATCCATCGGGGGTTTCGAACGTGGCAGCAAGGGACCACGCTCGTTGAGTCGTACATGTTCGGGCTGGGCGCCGCCAATGCCAAGCTGCTTCGCCTGCGCGGATGGAAGGCACTCGCCCCGATTGCGGCACTCGGACGCCGGTGGCTGACCGGCCACCCGGTCGTCGATCTCAATCACCTGCCGCCGCGCCTGCTGCGGCTGCGCGCGTTCCTGCGCGGCGCCTGGACCGCAATGCGAATGCCGATCGACCCTGCAACCGGGTTGTTTGTTGCGCCCCCCCGCTAG
- the ftsZ gene encoding cell division protein FtsZ has translation MNPLNLTTERSDSLRILLEEEGRRTGARIKVIGVGGGGGNAVNRMVTSGVTGVEFIVANTDQQALAQSAAPVKIQLGRLLTKGLGAGADPNVGREAALEDTEHILEALAGADMVFVTTGLGGGTGTGAAPVIASLANQIGALTIAVVTKPFKFEGRKRATQADRGLKELQECVDTLITIPNERLLTTVNRETSMSAAFVTADDVLRQAIQGISDLILVPGIINLDFADVRTIMSRMGLAIMGTGIASGADRAKVAATAAVSSPLLEDATVSGARGVIINITGGPDLTLAEVSEASEIIYNAAHEDANIIFGAVVDQAMEGQVKITVIATGFDHARTQTMPAVQSSIPTPIDMTAYSAQRIFDEERLVVNGSPLSTTRVALTRRPGLDLPLIERSFSGPDSDDDDGPSPLDVPAFLRRKDA, from the coding sequence ATGAACCCACTGAATCTGACGACAGAGAGATCCGACTCGCTTCGCATCCTGCTTGAGGAGGAAGGCAGACGCACCGGCGCACGCATCAAGGTGATTGGCGTTGGCGGCGGCGGCGGCAACGCGGTGAACCGGATGGTCACATCGGGTGTGACCGGCGTCGAGTTCATCGTGGCCAACACCGACCAGCAGGCGCTGGCGCAAAGCGCGGCGCCGGTGAAGATTCAGCTGGGGCGGCTGCTGACCAAGGGCCTGGGCGCCGGCGCGGATCCGAACGTCGGCCGAGAGGCGGCGCTTGAGGACACCGAGCACATTCTTGAGGCACTGGCAGGGGCCGACATGGTCTTTGTGACGACGGGCCTGGGCGGCGGCACGGGCACCGGCGCCGCGCCGGTCATCGCCAGCCTCGCGAACCAGATTGGCGCGCTCACCATCGCGGTGGTCACCAAGCCCTTCAAGTTCGAGGGCCGCAAGCGGGCGACGCAGGCCGACCGCGGCCTCAAGGAACTGCAGGAGTGCGTGGACACGCTCATCACCATTCCCAACGAGCGCCTGCTGACCACCGTGAACCGCGAGACCAGCATGTCGGCCGCCTTTGTGACGGCGGATGATGTGCTGCGCCAGGCGATTCAGGGCATTTCGGATCTCATCCTGGTGCCCGGCATCATTAACCTCGACTTCGCCGACGTGCGCACGATCATGTCGCGGATGGGGCTGGCCATCATGGGCACCGGCATCGCGTCGGGCGCCGATCGCGCGAAGGTGGCCGCCACTGCGGCGGTCTCGAGCCCGCTGCTTGAGGACGCCACCGTCAGCGGCGCCCGCGGCGTCATCATCAACATCACGGGCGGTCCCGATCTCACGCTGGCCGAAGTCAGCGAAGCGTCCGAGATCATCTACAACGCCGCGCACGAAGACGCGAACATCATCTTCGGCGCCGTGGTGGACCAGGCGATGGAAGGCCAGGTCAAGATCACGGTCATCGCCACGGGCTTCGACCACGCCCGCACCCAGACGATGCCGGCTGTGCAATCGTCCATCCCCACACCAATCGACATGACGGCATACAGCGCGCAACGCATCTTCGACGAGGAACGTCTGGTGGTGAACGGGTCTCCGCTCAGCACCACCCGGGTCGCACTCACGCGGCGACCGGGACTCGACCTGCCGCTGATCGAGCGCTCGTTCAGCGGCCCTGATAGTGATGACGACGACGGGCCGTCGCCGCTCGATGTGCCGGCATTTCTCCGCCGCAAGGACGCGTAA
- a CDS encoding Gfo/Idh/MocA family oxidoreductase — protein MHLPLRIALVGCGEVSEHKHLPALARVKGARVVALVDPNPARLSHVANRFNVPHRFSGADALLDANVADIVGVLTPPAHHADILLASLRAGCHVLVEKPLALSMDEADAMVAAAAGTRGRVLMGFHMRWHRLIERARHAIREGVVGTPESIRGMWNSPRGDAGLPDWKATRATGGGALVELGVHLFDLWRFLFDTEVVEVSARCRHGRRHDESATVTGVLANGAIATAQMSERTSHEIELEIFGDRGRLRVSCQRFDGFEQYGVGETRGMMGPRLRGLLRTARELPRGLATMRRLGDYGDSYRREWQHLVDAIRHNTPLASTLEDGRAALRVVQAAAASASRGEVVQIATAPRVITAPTTHG, from the coding sequence GTGCACCTGCCGCTGCGGATCGCCCTTGTCGGCTGTGGCGAGGTCTCCGAGCACAAACATCTTCCCGCTCTTGCCCGCGTCAAGGGAGCGCGGGTCGTCGCGCTGGTGGACCCGAATCCCGCGCGCCTGTCGCACGTCGCCAATCGCTTCAACGTGCCGCATCGGTTCAGTGGTGCCGATGCGCTCCTCGATGCCAACGTCGCCGACATCGTGGGAGTGTTGACGCCGCCCGCCCACCACGCCGACATTTTGCTGGCGTCGCTGCGCGCGGGCTGCCACGTGCTCGTCGAGAAACCCCTGGCGCTCAGCATGGACGAGGCTGACGCGATGGTGGCCGCGGCGGCCGGCACCCGCGGGCGCGTGCTGATGGGATTTCACATGCGTTGGCACCGGCTCATCGAACGGGCCCGCCACGCCATTCGCGAAGGCGTCGTCGGCACGCCCGAGTCCATTCGGGGAATGTGGAACAGCCCGCGGGGCGATGCCGGCCTCCCCGACTGGAAAGCCACACGTGCCACCGGCGGCGGCGCACTCGTCGAACTCGGCGTCCACCTTTTTGACCTCTGGCGCTTTCTGTTCGATACCGAAGTGGTCGAAGTCTCCGCGCGGTGCCGTCACGGCCGGCGGCACGACGAGAGCGCCACGGTCACCGGCGTCCTGGCCAACGGCGCCATCGCCACAGCCCAGATGTCCGAGCGCACGAGTCATGAGATCGAGCTTGAGATCTTCGGCGACCGCGGGCGCCTTCGCGTCTCCTGCCAGCGCTTCGATGGATTCGAGCAATACGGCGTCGGGGAAACCCGCGGCATGATGGGGCCGCGCCTGCGCGGCCTGCTCCGTACCGCGCGTGAGTTGCCCAGGGGCCTCGCCACCATGCGCCGCCTCGGCGACTATGGCGACTCCTACCGCAGAGAGTGGCAGCACCTCGTGGATGCGATTCGGCACAACACCCCGCTGGCCTCCACACTTGAAGATGGGCGAGCCGCGCTTCGTGTGGTCCAGGCCGCCGCCGCGTCGGCCAGCCGGGGCGAAGTTGTGCAAATCGCCACCGCGCCCCGAGTAATCACGGCCCCCACCACCCATGGCTGA
- the pgeF gene encoding peptidoglycan editing factor PgeF codes for MVDTREDGWHWRDEPWGEGLQHDALGAVAAHVMTSRALNFRAQAEADYAALARSFDRSAGDVVRVTQVHGRAIVHVRPGEDVLNSIEADAIISTDPSRVISVRVADCVPVLIADRHHRVVAAVHAGWKGTCAAIADATVEAIAALGVAPEDLVAAIGPSIGPCCYQVDGRVRHSFLAMTPDAAAWMVEDGVERWKLDLWQANVDQLIRAGMRQDAIHVARVCTADHLDRCFSHRAEGPATGRMVAAIRLA; via the coding sequence GTGGTTGACACACGCGAAGACGGGTGGCACTGGCGCGATGAGCCCTGGGGCGAGGGGCTGCAGCACGACGCGCTGGGCGCGGTTGCGGCCCACGTGATGACCAGTCGTGCGCTGAACTTCCGCGCGCAGGCCGAAGCCGACTACGCCGCGCTGGCGCGCTCCTTTGACCGCAGCGCCGGGGATGTCGTGCGCGTCACCCAGGTGCACGGCCGCGCCATCGTCCACGTCCGGCCTGGAGAGGATGTCCTGAACAGCATTGAGGCCGACGCCATCATTTCCACAGACCCCTCTCGGGTGATCTCCGTTCGCGTTGCGGATTGTGTGCCGGTGCTCATCGCCGACCGTCACCACCGTGTTGTGGCCGCCGTGCATGCCGGGTGGAAAGGGACCTGCGCGGCGATTGCCGACGCGACGGTTGAGGCGATCGCGGCGCTCGGCGTGGCGCCCGAGGATCTCGTGGCCGCCATTGGTCCAAGCATTGGTCCGTGCTGCTACCAGGTGGATGGCCGTGTCCGCCATTCGTTTCTGGCCATGACGCCGGATGCAGCGGCGTGGATGGTTGAAGACGGGGTGGAGCGCTGGAAACTCGACCTGTGGCAGGCCAACGTCGATCAACTGATCCGCGCGGGGATGCGCCAAGACGCGATTCACGTCGCCCGCGTGTGCACGGCGGATCACCTGGATCGCTGCTTCTCACACCGCGCCGAGGGACCGGCGACCGGCCGGATGGTGGCCGCGATTCGCCTGGCCTAG
- a CDS encoding FtsQ-type POTRA domain-containing protein: MSEAPGRRRGLPGGGASVADKRFKRPDRPGKYRRITPRLWRIGGGVLFGGALVAVVVLASTRVVDAGILAVDRVVVRGQVRLSPNAVKTLEDSVLGQSLLRVDLKQFQELVLASRWVASVTVRRSFPSTIDVRIVERDPVAVARLGQRLYLVDGGGVIIDDYGPDYADFDLPIVDGMASPAADGGSSIDPARAQLVTRFLGALATRPELKRSISQIDVSREANVVVLLNDDTALLYLGDDQFVERLRTYLEIRPTLNERMDDVESVDLRFGQRVVVKNKKRPGEPAAGEV, translated from the coding sequence ATGAGCGAAGCCCCAGGCCGGCGGCGCGGATTGCCCGGCGGCGGTGCGTCGGTGGCCGACAAACGTTTCAAGCGGCCTGACCGGCCCGGAAAGTACCGCCGGATCACGCCGCGGTTGTGGCGCATCGGCGGCGGCGTCCTGTTTGGCGGGGCGCTCGTGGCGGTGGTCGTCCTGGCGTCCACGCGGGTGGTGGATGCAGGAATCCTGGCCGTGGATCGTGTGGTGGTGCGCGGTCAGGTACGTCTGTCGCCCAACGCGGTCAAGACGCTGGAAGACAGCGTGCTTGGGCAGAGCCTGCTGCGCGTGGACCTGAAGCAGTTTCAGGAACTCGTACTCGCTTCGCGATGGGTGGCGTCGGTGACCGTGCGCCGGAGCTTCCCGTCCACCATCGACGTTCGCATCGTCGAACGGGATCCCGTGGCGGTTGCCCGGTTGGGACAGCGGTTGTATCTGGTGGATGGCGGGGGCGTGATCATCGACGATTACGGCCCCGACTACGCAGACTTCGATTTGCCGATTGTGGACGGCATGGCGTCGCCGGCCGCCGACGGAGGATCATCGATCGATCCCGCGCGTGCCCAGCTCGTCACTCGATTCCTGGGCGCCCTGGCCACTCGGCCGGAACTCAAGCGCTCGATTTCGCAGATCGACGTCTCGCGCGAGGCCAACGTCGTGGTACTGCTCAATGACGACACCGCGCTGTTGTATCTGGGTGATGACCAGTTTGTGGAGCGCCTCCGGACGTACCTGGAGATCCGGCCGACGCTCAACGAACGGATGGACGACGTGGAGTCGGTGGATTTGCGGTTCGGCCAACGGGTCGTTGTGAAGAACAAGAAACGACCGGGCGAACCGGCCGCAGGAGAGGTGTGA